The Euleptes europaea isolate rEulEur1 chromosome 19, rEulEur1.hap1, whole genome shotgun sequence genome includes a window with the following:
- the FOXN1 gene encoding forkhead box protein N1, which translates to MVSLLQDQSKIKFPSSGSLENEQHSDLMQTHEDSSSPVQEESPSFCCQPYDGENRTERTNSESSQSPSPSSSPSDHIYRRGVHAEKDLFKVPSAAEKFRRYSYEETATGTCGRFLKNSVRNPFHPYKRQFTEEAFQETLQTPPMDMHPFKMAIMDGFEEMSGPTVAGEAEVYITHVPNLSSDPPWCNAQQYNNPGQEHHSQVMQDPEVKLKTSPLEGQPNLYCYQPQVPQMYCSSHPFPQYSPGGSYPVTYISASHYPYQRIAPQSNQEHQQLLFPKPIYSYSILIFMALKNSKTGSLPVSEIYNFMTEHFPYFKTAPDGWKNSVRHNLSLNKCFEKVENKSGSSSRKGCLWALNPAKIDKMQEELQKWKRKDPMAVRKSMAKPEELDTLIRGKNEKSRSSLAGCSLTPPVPGPVPLQHPSLCEPPISAAQPAHVLSRQGPAPVKSPVPNILRGQQTSCYRAAPGFAPLSPTFVQQLPDSPQALLPPVDAPGEHRALSSTAHQPPLPAQPPPGRAMKDHAATRTVHDFFMPEGDLSNDVDALNPSLTDFDLQGNLWEELKDDSLAVDPLVLVSSPASTPCFASQGLMDSSNSFDSHSGAPHHSAPDVQLTTLYSAFMELDTGSPSSYLNTPGSKAVALV; encoded by the exons ATGGTTTCACTGCTCCAGGATCAATCCAAGATTAAATTTCCTTCTTCGGGCAGTCTGGAGAACGAACAGCACAGCGATCTCATGCAGACACATGAGGATTCCAGCTCCCCGGTCCAGGAA GAGAGCCCCAGCTTCTGTTGCCAGCCATATGATGGAGAAAACAGGACGGAGAGGACAAATTCAGAATCTTCCCAGAGCCCCAGCCCTTCTTCCTCACCTTCTGATCATATCTACAGGAGAGGAGTTCATGCTGAGAAGGATTTATTCAAAGTCCCTTCAGCGGCTGAGAAATTCCGGCGGTACAGCTATGAGGAAACCGCCACGGGGACCTGCGGCCGGTTCCTCAAAAACAGCGTCCGGAATCCCTTCCATCCGTACAAAAGGCAGTTCACAGAAGAAGCCTTCCAGGAGACCCTCCAGACCCCCCCAATGGACATGCACCCCTTCAAAATGGCCATCATGGATGGCTTTGAGGAGATGTCTGGGCCCACTGTTGCCGGAGAGGCCGAGGTGTACATCACACATGTTCCCAACCTCTCCTCAGACCCACCTTGGTGTAACGCTCAACAGTATAATAATCCAGGGCAGGAACACCACTCACAAGTGATG CAGGATCCAGAGGTCAAACTGAAGACGTCCCCACTGGAGGGGCAGCCAAACCTGTACTGCTACCAGCCTCAAGTGCCGCAGATGTATTGCTCCTCACACCCTTTCCCCCAG TATTCCCCTGGAGGCAGTTATCCTGTGACCTACATCTCTGCATCTCACTACCCCTACCAAAGAATAGCCCCTCAAAGCAACCAGGAACACCAACAGCTGCTGTTTCCAAAGCCCATCTACTCATACAG CATTCTCATCTTCATGGCACTAAAGAACAGCAAGACCGGAAGCCTCCCCGTCAGCGAGATCTACAATTTCATGACCGAACACTTTCCTTACTTCAAG ACCGCTCCCGACGGCTGGAAGAACTCCGTCCGCCACAACTTATCCCTGAACAAGTGCTTTGAAAAAGTCGAAAATAAGTCCGGCAGCTCCTCTCGAAAAGGCTGCCTGTGGGCCCTGAACCCTGCCAAGATCGATAAGATGCAGGAGGAGCTGCAGAAATGGAAGCGGAAAGACCCGATGGCTGTGAGGAAAAGCATGGCCAAGCCAG AAGAACTGGACACACTGATCAGAGGCAAGAATGAAAAGTCGAGATCTTCCCTGGCGGGTTGCAGCCTGACTCCCCCGGTCCCTGGGCCTGTGCCGCTCCAGCATCCCTCTCTGTGCGAGCCACCCATCTCTGCAGCACAGCCCGCACATGTTCTTTCCAGACAAGGACCAGCACCGGTCAAGAGCCCTGTGCCAAACATTCTCCGGGGTCAACAGACTTCCTGCTACCGAGCGGCACCAGGTTTTGCTCCACTGTCTCCCACCTTTGTACAGCAGTTACCCGACAGCCCTCAAGCGCTTCTCCCACCTGTAGATGCACCGGGGGAGCACAGGGCGCTGTCCAGCACAGCCCACCAGCCTCCCTTGCCCGCTCAACCCCCTCCGGGACGTGCCATGAAAGACCACGCAGCCACTCGGACTGTGCATGACTTCTTTATGCCAGAAGGAGATCTCAGCAACGACGTTGACGCCCTCAATCCTTCTCTCACTGATTTCGACCTCCAAG GAAACCTTTGGGAGGAGCTGAAAGACGACAGTTTGGCGGTTGACCCCCTTGTTCTCGTGTCATCTCCAGCGTCAACCCCATGCTTTGCTTCTCAGGGCCTGATGGACAGCAGCAACAGCTTCGACAGCCACAGCGGGGCTCCGCACCACAGTGCGCCCGATGTGCAACTGACCACTCTTTACTCTGCTTTCATGGAGTTGGACACAGGATCGCCTTCTTCCTACCTGAATACCCCCGGATCCAAAGCCGTCGCTCTGGTCTGA